A segment of the Butyrivibrio fibrisolvens genome:
ATGGAAATCATATATCCATAAGAAAGACTGCAGGTAAGGTTAACGACCTTAGAGCTATCTGCGATGATGAGAATAACTCAGTTACAGGTATCGGTCATACAAGATGGGCTACTCACGGCGGCGTAACTAATGCCAATGCTCATCCTCATAAGTTTGGTGATGTTACTCTTCTCCATAACGGAATCATTGAGAACTATCACGAGCTTATCAAGAAGTATGATCTTAAAGGAAAGCTTAAATCCGATACAGATACTGAGGTTGCGGCAGCAGTTATCAGCCTGAACTATTCAGGTGATCCTAAGGCAGCTATAAGAGCAGCAGTTAAAGAGCTCAAAGGTTCTTTTGCCTTCTGTATCATGTTCAAGGGTCATCCGGGTGAAGTATACGCAGTTCGTAATGTAAGCCCGCTTGTTGCAGCTCACACTGATGGCGAAGGTTCTTTTATCGCATCTGACCTTACAGCATTCATCGAGTTCTCAAACAGCTATTTTGTTGTTCCTGAGTATCATATCCTTACACTTAAGGATGAGGGTATTACTCTAGAGGACCTTGAAGGTAAGACAGTAGAGCCTGAGTATCTTACAGTTGACTGGGATGTATCAACAGCTCAGAAGGACGGCTATCCTCATTACATGATCAAAGAGATCCATGAGCAGCCAAGAGCACTTGCAGATACTATCAATCCTCGTGTGAAGGATCTTCTTCCTAACTTTGAGGATGACAATATTCCGGATTCTCTGTTTGAGGGCGTTCACGATATCACAGTTATCGCCTGCGGAACAGCTATGTATGCAGGTAATGTAGGACGTACACTTATCCAGAATAAGTTTGGAATACCTGTAACAGTTGCTATCGCATCTGAGTTCAGATATGAAAGACCTACTATTGACGAGAACACACTCGTGATCGTTGTATCACAGTCAGGTGAGACAATCGATACACTTGAAGCTCTTCGTCTTGCTAAGAAGTATACACAGAGAACACTTGCTATTGTTAACGTTAAGGGTTCAACAATTGCACGTGAGAGTGGACATGTTCTTTATACACATGCAGGTCCTGAAATTGCAGTTGCATCAACTAAGGCATATTCAGTTCAGGTTGCTGCTATGTACCTTGTAGGATGCAAGCTTGGCCTTGTAACAGGTAAGGCTTCTGAGTCTGAGATCAGAGAATTCATCTCAGGTCTTAAGAACGTTCCTTCAATGATCGAAGAAGTTCTTAAGCTTGAAGAGAAGATTTCAGTTCAGGCTAACCGTATGGTTAATGCAGAAGATGCTTTCTTCATCGGAAGAGGTCTTGACTATACTCTTTCTATGGAAGGTGCTCTTAAGCTCAAAGAGATCAGCTATATTCACGCTGAAGCTTATGCTGCAGGTGAACTTAAACATGGTACAATCTCTCTTATCACAGAAGGAACTCCTGTAATAGCTATTGCTACACAGCAGTCTGTTTACAGCAAAGTTGTTTCTAATATCAGAGAGGTTAAGGCAAGAGGAGCTTATGTAATCCTCATCAGTAAGGATAAGGAGATCACAGATAATACTGTTTGTGATGTTCATGTCAGCATACCTGAGGTAATAGATGAGCTTTCTGTATTTGAATCAGTTGTAGTACTCCAGATTCTTGCTTATTACACATCAGTTGGAAAGGGTAACGATCCGGATCAGCCTAGAAACCTTGCTAAGTCAGTTACAGTTGAATAATTCATGATAAAAAGCCCTCTTTACTGAGATTTCTGTAAGGAGGGCTTTTTAAATTAATATTATCTTTTAATTAAATATAATTGTTTTATTTTTCTGCTATCAGTCCGATAAATATTAAGTAAGGTTATCTTTTCTACGTTTTGAGGATTTATAGAGAGAATAAAACTATGTGGAATTATAGCTATATATTTCCAAGTTTTCTTATATTGATAGTATTTGCGTCATATTGTTTGTATATACCAAGGATCAATATAGGAATGAATAGAGTATATCTTCAGCTTATCCTGGTTGAGGGTATAGTTATGATTATGGATATGATATCCAGTATGGCAGATGAAAGATATGCTGATTTCACAGTAGGGCAATTATATTTTCTAAATGATCTGTATTTTATAACCTTTTTTATCAGGTCATATCTTTTCTACGTACTGACATCATACATCTTAAAGGCACATCATTTTTTCCAAAATAAGCTGCAATTGTTGAGTATTATTCCTGTGGTTATTGCACTAGTAATAACTGTTTCGAGCAGGTTTACAAATCTTATTTATGCTATTACAGAAGAGGGATACAGAGCGGGACCTTTATATGACTATGTCGTTTATTCGTGTATTGGCTTTTATGTCTGCATTTCACTTGTTATGGTTATCATAAAAAGAAAAAAACTATTGAATAAGACTGTTTTTGCAGGTGCTATTGGCTATAACATGACACTTGCACTTGGAATAGTTTTAAGAAAAACGTTCCCGACTCTTCTTTTACTGGACACATTTTGCCTTATAGCTCTTATTATTATCTATTTATCCTTTACTAATCCGGATTTCTTCTACAACCTCAAGTATAGTGCATTTAATACTAATGCCCTTAGGTACTATGTTGATGAGATAAGGTCATACAAGGACCACCGTTATATCGCATTTGGAATCCATAATTACACGGAGATGCGAGGCGTGTACGGGGGAGTTGAGATGGATAAAGCTCTTAATCTTATAGGGCAGTATCTTAGAAATACATTCAAAGACCTGATTTCCTTCTATCACAGAGAGGGACGATTTATTCTTGTAGGGGCGGGAGATATTGATAGTGCCAGGATCATTAATGATATCAACAGTAGATTTAAAGAACCTTGGATTCTTAAAGAAACTGAGATGTATTTAGAACTGGATTTTGTTCAGACAGCTAAAGAGATGACAATTGAGTCTCCGGAAAAGAGACTTGATGCGGTCCTTGCAGTATTAAGGGACAAGGCTAAACCTGTGCCGGGAGCAGTATATTATGTTCAGGATTCTGAGATAGAGCAAAATGAACGGGAGATGTATATAAGAAAGACACTTAAATGGGTTATAGAAAATGAACTTACTGAAGTTTATCTTCAGCCAATCGTAAGAGCAGATACACGTAAGATAGTTGGAGCAGAGGCTCTTGCCAGGATCAAAGACAAAGATGGCAATAGGATAATGCCCGGAGAATTTATCCCTGTTGCTGAGCAGAATGGTGCCATAAACCAGATGGGAGAGCAGGTTCTTAAGAAAACCTGTAAGTATATTATTGATAATGATATCGAAAAAATGGGCATCACATGGATCAATGTAAACCTGTCTCCAATGCAGTTTATGAACTATGGTCTTGCAGAGAAATATAATTCGATCGTGGAAGAAAGCGGAATAGATGTAGGGCTCATCCACCTTGAAATAACAGAAGAAGCAATGGTAGACCAGATGGTATTGTTCCGTCAGATTCAGATCATGAAAGAACGCGGATTTAAGTTTGTTCTTGATGATTATGGAAAAGGATATTCAAATCTTGACAGGCTGAAACAGATACCATTTATAAATGTCAAAATAGATATGGCTATCGTAAGGGATTATTGCAGCAATCCTGACAGTCTTCTTCCTAATATGGTTCAGACATTTAAAAATATGGGATTTACGATTACTGCCGAAGGAATTGAAACTAAGGAAATGGCTGATGAGATGCAAAGGATCGGGTGCGACTATCTGCAGGGATACCTGTTTTCAGCTCCTGTGCCTGTAGATGAGTTTAAAGGAAAGTGTGCAGAGCTGGCTAATACTAAGTGAAAATAATATTTAAGAAACACGCGTTTGGGCGTGTTTCTTTTTTGGTATGACTTTTTGTCACTTCGTTCCAAAAGTCATACTTTATAGTAGCCGGAAATGAAATGATAAATGAATATTTCAAAGGGGTTCTTGGATTTTAGCTTGCAGGAGATTCAACAAGGCGGTTTACATAAGCTCTGGTCAGAGAGACAGGTTTGGGATTTAATAGACATCCCATCCGGCTGCGGATCTTGGTAGTATCCAATAGTTCTCCGATGAAAACGCACTGGCTCTTATCCAGAGAAGAGTCTGTGATCGAATACATCCTGTCAGCAAGGTCAAAACGTATATTTTCGTTTCCGACTGTAAGTGTGCCTTTTGCTCTCACAATATGTCCAAGTTCGCCGTGAAGGCAGTCTTCTAACAGAGTTATAAGTTCGGAGAGATTAGAAAGTCTTACGTTATCCAGTGTTAGCTGCGATATGTTTCTTGAATCAGTATCAGTTTCTATAGCATTAGTATCTGGTGCAGGAAGCGCCAGAATAGATCTCCACCACTCATCATCCTGACCGCTGTAATGGTCTTTGATGATATCAGCATTTGGATTGATGGCTCTTATGGCAGACTCAGTTTCGCTTAGAACATCAGGTGATTCGTTTTCTCCTTTAGAAAAAACCACAGTATCTGCATTGATGATCTGATCCTTGTAGAGTTCTTCCCATTCAGCAATGTTCTGCCTGTAGCTGCGAGGCGTAACGACGACGATGGGTTTAAGCAGGGTGATATTATCATGAAGCAGGGGCTCTATATTTTTGATGATGTTACTGAGGCGTCCTACTCCTGTGGGTTCTATAATAAGATATTCAGGTGAAAGGCTGGAAAAGACAGTAAGGACAGAATTAACGAAGCTGTCCTTCATAGTACAGCACACGCAGCCTTCCATGAATTCGAGGATTTCAAGTTTGTTCTTGCCGGAACTTGTATTTTGAAGCTCCTGAGCATCGATGCTGTTGTCACCGTATTCATTTTCAAGGATTACAGGGTTGGTACCTGTTCTTTTTATAAGCTCTTTTATAAAAGTAGTTTTGCCGGCACCTAAAAATCCGGATACTAAAAGAATGTTCATGCTGCGTAGTTCCAATCTGAAAATTTTATTGGGTGATTATCTGAAGTATCTTTTTTCTAATAATTCAATTGTATAAATATATAAGGAGCGGCCGTAAGTGACCGCTCCTTTGATTTTAAAATGCGCTCAGTTTTATGGGGTATTATCAAGAATAACAACTGGCTTGATGAGATCAGCAGGCTTGTCCTTCATAAGCTGAAGTGCTTCCGGAATATGCTCCCAACCGTGGAATACATGTGTAGAAAGCATGCTTACATCGAGCTTGCCTGAAGATACGAGTGAACCAAGCTTCTCCATACGAAGACGTCCGCCCGGCATCAGACCACCGTTTATCTGCTTGTGACCCATTCCAACACCCCATTCAACACGAGGAATTGTAATGTAATCGCCGCTTCCAAGGTAGTTAACGTTACCGATCTTTCCGCCTGGTTTAAGAGACTTAACAGCTGACTCGAAGGTTTCAACTGTACCACCAGCGATAACAACGCGGTCAACACCCTTACCATCAGTAAGAGCCATTACCTGATCTTCGATAGAGCCGTTCTTGTAGCTGATGAATTCATCTGCGCCGTATTTCTTAGCAATCTCTACGCACTTAGGACGTGTTCCAACTGCAAGGATACGGGATGCACCACGCATGTGTGCACCTGCAACTGACATAAGACCAACAGGTCCGATACCGATAACAAGAACCGTATCACCGAACTGGATATCAGCAAGCTCTACGCCGTGGAATCCTGTAGGAACCATATCAGAAAGCATACAAGCATCTTCAAGACTCATTCCTTCGGGCATGTGAGCAAGGTTACCATCTGCATCGTTAACATGGAAGTATTCAGAATCAAGACCATCTTTGAAGTTAGAGAACTTCCAGCCTGCAAGCATTCCACCTGAATGCATTGAATATCCGCTCTGAGCCTCGAGGGAATTCCAGTCAGGAGTAATAGCAGGAACAAGAACCTTATCACCAGGTTTGAAATCCTTAACCAGAGAACCAACTTCTACAACTTCTGCACATCCTTCATGTCCAAGGATCATGTTGTGGCGATCACCTACAGCACCTTCCCATACTGTGTGTACATCGGAAGTACAGATGGCGATAGCAAGAGGCTTACAGATGGCATCAAGAGGTCCACATGCAGGACGTTCTTTTTCAATCCAGCCTACTTCGCCGATTTTGAGCATTGCAAAACCTTTCATACTTTTGTCTCCTTCTGTGTATTTTACATACCCGGACGGGTTTGTATTCATAAGATTTTGTGATAAAGCTCCAACCCCTAAAGATAGTACTCCTAAATCATATAAAAATACTGCTTGATATGTCAATAAAAAGTAGATAAATAGTGGGAAATATAGCAAAGTGCACATATGGCGAGCGTGGTTATTGGTAATAACTTGAGATGACAGAGTTTTAGAGGGAAAAGTGGTAATAGAATAGTTCTATATTGTTTCTGGAGAGATGAATAATGGATAATATTATATAAAGACTATTCAGATAAAATCTGGCCTTGACAGCTGTGTAAATCAATTGTATATCAATTAAATAGTATGGTTGTGAGGATATTTAAAAAAATATCCAAAAATACACTGATATTTAAAACAGGGGGAGAATTATATGTTTGATATACCTGATTACAAGAAAATAAGAGTGATAGTTGACACTGATGCAGCATGTGAAGCGGACGATCCATTTGCGATAGTCCATGCGCTGCTTAGCCCCAAGCTTATCGTTAAGGGATTCTGCGCTGAGCACTTTGCTGTTTGTGATTCGATGGAAAAGAGCTTTGATGAGATAAGGACTATTTTAGAAGCGATGGATCTGGATGTTCCTGCTTACCACGGACAAAAGGGGCCATTGTCGCAGGATAGTGAGGTTTCAGAAGCTGCTAAGTTCATAATAGATGAAGCAATGAAGGAAGATGAAAAGCCTTTATTTGTCCTTTGTCAGGGGGCTATTACAAATGTTGCAATGGCGATAAAGACTGAGCCTAAGATACTTAGCCGCATGACTATCATATGGATAGGTACACATGGAACTAATTATGGTCCTGTTCCATTTAGAGAGTTCAATGCAGGTAATGACGTTGAGGCAGCTAATCTCGTACTTGAAGAAGAGACAGATCTTTGGCTTGTGCCTTCTTATGTGTACACAACTATTAACATCGGAATTGCAGAGATAGAGCGAAGGATAGCTCCTTGTGGAAAGATAGGAGAACATCTTTTTACCAATCTTGTGAATTACAATAATTCAGAAGGAGCAGGATGGACTCAGGGTGAAAGCTGGTCTCTTGGAGATTCACCGGCTATTGCTCTTGCCATCAATCCCGGATGCGGAAGGTTTGAGATTGCCAGTGCACCGCATATTGAAGATGATACCTCTTCTAAGGAGTGCCCTGATAATCGGAAGATTAGGATTTATAAGGATGTTGATTCCAGATATATACTGGAAGATTTTATTGCTAAGTTGGAGCTTTTTACAAAATAACATGCTTTTACACCAAAAATATAAGTAGAAGAATTAGTGATAAAAGAATATAAAGGTGTCTGTCACTATATGAACTACAGAGGCAGACACCTTTTTTCTCTAAATAAATTATCTATGCTGCTCGCTGAGCCACTGCCACATGTTTACGCCGTTTTCATCGCAGGTGTAAGCATCTACGACCTTTCTTTCTGATTCTGATTTAAGGCTTTATTTTACTGTTATCATAGGGGCAATTTTTGATATGTACGTACATTTTTTGTGCAGATAATGAAACAATCATTCAAACAGATGAACGATTGTTAGAGAACGAAATAACGTTTATAATAAAATAAAAAAAATTGAAAGGAGATTACATATGGACATCAATACAGCTATGATTATCGGAGCGGTGATAGCACTGGTTGTAACAATTTTAATTTGCGCAATCATTTTACCGGTAAATAAGGAAGGACAGTTTACTGGCTTTTTAAAGACTATAAGGGATTATTTCCTTATGAGATACCTTATAGTTGAACTTATAGTAAGATTTTTATTTGTTTTTGCCACTACTGCATGTATTTTTATTGGCTTTTTTATAATGTTCACAGAAAATGGCTTCGAGTCGAATTTTCTTCCAGGTATTCTTACAATAATAATTGGACCTATCATTTGCAGAATTATATATGAACTTTTAATGGTTGCAATTCTTCAGCTAAGAAATATTATTGAGATCAACAATAAGATACCAGGTCAGATTACTGCGGACATTTACAAAGTTCCAGCTCCTACACCAATTGGACAGCCGGCTCAGAAACCAGTACAGCCTTCTGTAAATCCTGGAGCTAAGTTTGATCCTGCTACTGGTCAGCCATTAGAGCAGACTCAGCAGTCACAGGATTCTCAAAATCCTTGAACAGCAAGTTTCTTTCGATTTTTGTGGTTTCAAAGTAACCATTTGAATATAACAATAAACGAAGAAAAAGCCGGTCATCGCCGGCTTTTTCTTCGTTTCATCCCTTGGCTTTGGTGAAAATGAATCGCCTTTGCTGTGGATGTCACCCTTCTGACCTTGAGCTTGGCCTTAGTAAAGCATCGCTACCGTGGCTGCCCTTGTCTTATGTTCTGATCTAATCATACTCTTCGAACTATCACAAAAGTATCACATGTAGAAAAACGCTATTTTATCTGCGGTTGTGGTATAGTGGTAGTACTTGCATATGTTCAATAAAATAGTATCGGATAGTGGCATAGACATACTGTGTCTGGTTGTGAAAATGGCATTTCTCTCGCTTTATGTCATGTTCACACAAGGGCATAATTGATAGGATTTTTTCAGAAGGAGGAAAAAATTGTTATGGATCAGCAAAAGATCGGGAGCTTTTTAAAAGAGCTTCGCAAGGGAAAAAATCTTACCCAGGAACAGCTTGCAGAACATTTTGGAGTCTCAAGCAGAACAGTTTCTCGATGGGAAAACGGAAATAATATGCCGGACATAGATCTTCTGATAGAAATCTCCGACTATTACGAAGTTGATCTGAGAGAGATTCTCAATGGAGAAAGGAAAAGCGAGGATATGAATAAAGAAATGAAAGATACAGTAATACAGGCAGTAGATTACACCAATACAGAGAATGAAAGATGCAATAAAAGAATACGTATTTGTAATGCGATTGGCATGCTGCTTTTGGTAGCATATATGCTGCTTTCAGATACTGCAATTTATATGGAAAATGAAGTGGTTAGAAATATATGTTCTGTTATGCAGGGGATGGCGGTAGGCATGTTGTTTGCAGGGCTTCTGCTATCCAGCCGCTATGGATCAAAAATCAGAGCATTTAAGAAAAGAATGCTGAGTAAAGGATTTAAATCATAAACCAAGAACGGGTTTTATGAAATTGTTAAGAGGGGATGAATAAAGTATGGTTAGAGAAGTGAAATACTGACTATACATGGTTTTCATGACATGGAATTTGAGGAGTAACGTAGATGATCACAATTAAGGAATCGACAACAGAAGATATAAAAAATATACAGGAGCTCTGGGCTGATGGAGATGTTATGAAATACATTGGATTTCCAGATGGGTTACATGAAACAGAAGAATCCATTCAGGAGTGGCTCGATAGATTTCGCACATCGAAGCCTAAGGAGAATCATTATTCTATTTTTGAAGATGGAAAGTATTGTGGTGAAACGCAGTATAGAATTGACGAGGATCATCACAGCGCTTCTCTTGATATTAAATTGCTAAAATTTGCAAGAGGACGCGGAATTGCAACGAAGGCCATATCACATGCAATCGAAGAAGCCTTTAAAAATGGTGCAGAAGTAGTGTGGGTTGATCCACACCCGGACAATGATAAGGCTATTTCCTTATACCAGAGACTTGGTTTTATAGCGAAAGAAATGCCGGAACATGTCATTGCTTTAGGCGAAGCCCCTCATGTGTATAGGTATATGGAACGTTGTAAAGAGTAGGAATTCCCGAAATGAAGACTGATATGAGATTTTGTGTACTAAACAGTGAAAGGCATGGAACATGCTATCATGAATTATATAAAGGTGAATGGGATTCTGATTCTTTAGAATTCTGGAGTGATGATTCTTTGTACATCCATGATGATACATTCAATAAGTACCCTAAGCTTCAAAAAACTATTAATCTTATAATTCCGACATATGATATGTATAATGCAACCGCCGTAACAAAGGTCTCTTGGGAAGAAATGGGGAAGCTGATAGCAGAATGTGATCAAGATACTAAGGATTTTTACGCTGAGATAGATGAATGGGCAAAGCCTGTATTAAAGGAATATGGGCTATTTACCATACTTGGCATATAAATATGTGATTATCGGCGGTTATCTGTTGAAGATAGCTGCTTTTTCATAAAAATGTGAGAAAAGCATCAAAAGTGCCTCATATGAATACCAGTTTTCAACTACGAGTACAATGACTGCTTCAGTACTGATTTCGGGCATGGAATCCCATATTGACACAGAAAATATAAAACTGAAGCAGGTTGCTTCAGAAATACATGGGTCAAAACTGAATCAGCCTGGTTCAGAATTATCATTTTCAGTTATATTTTCTTTTGTTCTATGGAAGAGTGATATGAGATGTACGAAGTAGTTATTGTTTCGCAAGAAAATGATTTTTTGGCTGGATTTGCATGCGTTCAGTTAAAAAAATTATTTTGTTATGATGAGTATATGCCGGAATTAACGGAAGTCTATGTCAGGCCTGAGTATAGAAAGCAGGGAATAGCAAGTGCGATGATTGCTTATGCGTAGGAGTATTGCAGTGAACATTTTGCTCTTCATAAATTTGAACTTTTGACAGGAAAAGAAAACATTACTGCGCAATCTGTATATGATAAATTGGGCTATAAAGATGATGCTGAGCTGCATTTATCGAAAAAGGTGAATTAAGTAATTACTGATATAGTAGGATTACCGAAAGAAGGAACAAAAAAGTATGAGTAACAATGAGATTAGTAAGTTTATAGCCCTTATTCTTCGACATAAACCAGAGTCAATAGGAATATCTTTAGATGAACACGGCTGGGCAGGTGTTGATGAATTGATTGCAGGCATAAATAAAACAACTCCGTTTGATATGGAGACTCTTGAGGAAATTGTCAGAACAGACAATAAGCAAAGGTATTCTTTTAACGATGATAGAACGCTTATCAGAGCAAATCAGGGGCATTCCATTCCGGTGGATGTAGAATTGGAAGAACGTATCCCACCAGAAATTTTGTTCCATGGAACCGGGGAAAAATATGTTCAATCAATTGATAAAGAAGGCTTGATTCCGAAGAGCAGGTTGTATGTGCATTTATCTGTGGATATAGATACCGCGACTAAAGTAGGACAGAGACATGGAAAGCCGGTCATATACAAAGTAAACGCATTGAAAATGCATGAAGACGGATTCAAATTTTATATTTCTAAGAACGGAGTCTGGTTAACCAAAAGTGTACCAATCCAGTATTTAGAACACATAAATAAAGCAGAGGTACCTTTTAATAAATAGTTTGCAGAGGATATAAGACATGGATTGGACCAATATGAAAAAGAACCTTGAAGCATTATATGTTTTGGATAATGCTTTGACAGATCCTGAAAACGATTATTTAAGACTGGTCAGAAAAACAGAAAACGGTACAGAGATTTGCTAGCATATTATGCATTAAGAAGGAACTAAGACATGACACTAGGAGAGATAATTGATAAATATTGGTATAAAGCTGATAAGATGCATATAAAATTGGGAAAAGAAGATACAGTCAGAGGCGATGGCATGATAACTATATACGAAGGTACCATGGCAGATATTCCGGATTACCTTAGGGAACGTAAGGTAATTGATACGTTTAATAACTCTGATGGCACGCCATGGAATATAGATATTGAATAATAGACTTGGAATATATAGGAAGATTGATTGAGACTTATAGATTCTAACGAGGATTATAGCGATACTATTAGCACTCTGCATGATGTAGGGTGCTTTTTTGATGCAAATTTGGAAGAAACGGTAGTAAACACAGAAGTTGATCTTGAAGAAATGGAATATGGCTGATAATTATCACTATGGAACGGAAGCAGTATTAAAGAGTGGCCTTTTTCATAAAGAAAAATATAAAGGCGAAGGCGAAAGCATAGGATATCTGCCTGAGTTTGATACAGTTGCTGACGAGATTCGCGGGGGCCTTACTGAAAGCAGAATGGTTCCACTTAAGGCAACATCAGACGTCATGCATATATTGGATACAGTCAGAAATCAGATTGGACTTGAGTATACTGATCTTGAGTGAAAGCTGTCATCTGGATAGGCACTCATGGAACTGCATATGGCCCTGTTCCATTCAGAGAATTTAATGCAGGTAATGACGTTGAAGCGGCTAACCTAGTACTTTCCGAAGAGACTGATCTATAACTTCATTTGTTTTTAGTTGCTGCTAAACTTTCTGATCCTAAGTGGGATATTGTGTTCTTTGGATAAAGCGATGCATCTGTCCTTTTCTTCTTGAGGAAGGACATCGACAATAGACCATCTGACATCACCAATAACTTCCCTGCACCTTTTGGTGAACTCAACCATGTTTTCAAAACCATTAGAGAGAATTGGCCTTGTGACCTCTTCGTATTCTTTTTTCGAAGGGGCATTAAGGCTTACTGAGACGCTGTCGATTACTTTGGAAAGCTCCGGAACTATGTCACGGCCATTTTCTGCAGAACCCTGTCCATTAGTGTTGAGCCTTATCTTAAGGCCTTTTTCCTTCCTGGCATAGTTAGCGGCATCAAGTAGGATATCCAGCTGACAGGTTGGTTCGCCATAGCCGCAGAATACAAGTTCTTTATATCCTGTAAAATCAAAATTTTTAATTGCATCAATAACTTCTTCTTTGGACGGATTCACCTGATGCCATAATGTATCTGCATCGCCGACTCCGTCTTTTACAAATCTTAT
Coding sequences within it:
- a CDS encoding RNA 2'-phosphotransferase, with amino-acid sequence MSNNEISKFIALILRHKPESIGISLDEHGWAGVDELIAGINKTTPFDMETLEEIVRTDNKQRYSFNDDRTLIRANQGHSIPVDVELEERIPPEILFHGTGEKYVQSIDKEGLIPKSRLYVHLSVDIDTATKVGQRHGKPVIYKVNALKMHEDGFKFYISKNGVWLTKSVPIQYLEHINKAEVPFNK
- a CDS encoding TatD family nuclease-associated radical SAM protein, which produces MADIIYTYKDSVYANITNKCNCRCTFCIRFVKDGVGDADTLWHQVNPSKEEVIDAIKNFDFTGYKELVFCGYGEPTCQLDILLDAANYARKEKGLKIRLNTNGQGSAENGRDIVPELSKVIDSVSVSLNAPSKKEYEEVTRPILSNGFENMVEFTKRCREVIGDVRWSIVDVLPQEEKDRCIALSKEHNIPLRIRKFSSN